A window of the Pirellulales bacterium genome harbors these coding sequences:
- a CDS encoding SNF2-related protein — translation MAQASFPPLVAADESACQPGDRFALEWSSQEGRLLLPEPLLSGPASLESLCDEEEKPVGFVIDRATGELVLRSGRGPTAGAAVVWLQCIGPRSCRIVGEPLAELEACERTTESGCRILFDVEHDRSLLGEAAGQRANLAEFELALRAARLATHGGFDQLLSLPLVRDMELLEHQLRTAKTVLRRMRGRAMLCDEVGLGKTVEAGLVLSELALRGLARSVLVLVPPSLIEQWQGELRRKFSLDFVTHDDEAFRARGAAAWSEVDRVIASFHTAKREPHRSAILARSWDLIVVDEAHHFRNRNTQLWRFASALKKQFMLLLTATPVQNHLDELFNLVTLLEPGLLSTAKQFERRFVDRRDKLTPKNVEQLHELLKEVMVRNRRSTVGLQFTRRWAKTERLAFSPGEAELYRGVTEFVRGRLRSAENPAGLSRAALITLQMALGSSTEAAAGTLEKISENSRLPGDVRQPLEQLAAEARRQPSRAKVDRLLALLGEFPDKMVIFTQFRRTQQMLAERLQAAGHELALFHGGLTRMEKEAAVARFRGPARLLLTTEAGSEGRNLQFAHAVCNYDLPWNPMKIEQRIGRLSRIGQKHDVHVFNLVAAQTLEAAVLHLLDAKLSMFELVIGEIDMILGNLEEEEDFQDLIARQWAEADDPDDFGRRMEALGDRLLAAKQAYLEQRAHDDRLFGNRFSPEA, via the coding sequence TTGGCTCAAGCGTCGTTTCCGCCGCTGGTCGCCGCCGATGAGTCGGCCTGCCAACCGGGCGATCGGTTCGCGCTGGAATGGTCAAGCCAAGAGGGGCGATTGCTGCTGCCCGAACCCCTTCTCTCAGGACCGGCCTCGCTGGAGTCGCTGTGCGATGAAGAAGAAAAGCCGGTCGGGTTCGTCATCGATCGCGCGACGGGCGAGTTGGTGCTGCGCAGCGGCCGCGGCCCGACGGCCGGCGCGGCGGTCGTCTGGCTGCAGTGTATCGGCCCGCGGTCCTGTCGAATCGTGGGCGAGCCGCTCGCGGAACTCGAAGCGTGCGAGCGGACGACCGAATCGGGCTGCCGGATTCTGTTCGACGTCGAACACGATCGTTCGCTGCTGGGCGAAGCCGCCGGGCAGCGGGCGAATTTGGCCGAATTCGAGCTGGCTCTGCGGGCCGCCCGACTGGCCACGCACGGGGGGTTCGACCAGCTCCTGTCGTTGCCGCTGGTGCGCGACATGGAGTTGCTCGAACATCAGTTGCGCACCGCCAAGACGGTGTTGCGGCGAATGCGCGGCCGGGCCATGCTGTGCGACGAGGTGGGCCTGGGCAAGACGGTCGAAGCCGGCCTGGTGCTCTCCGAACTGGCGCTGCGCGGCTTGGCCCGCTCGGTGCTGGTGCTCGTGCCGCCGTCGCTCATCGAACAATGGCAGGGCGAGCTGCGCCGCAAGTTCTCGCTCGACTTCGTTACCCACGACGACGAGGCCTTCCGCGCCCGCGGCGCGGCGGCCTGGTCGGAGGTCGACCGCGTCATCGCGTCGTTTCACACCGCCAAGCGCGAACCGCACCGCTCGGCCATTCTGGCCCGCTCCTGGGACCTGATCGTCGTCGACGAGGCGCACCACTTCCGCAACCGCAACACGCAACTTTGGCGGTTCGCCAGCGCGCTGAAAAAACAGTTCATGCTGCTGCTCACGGCCACGCCCGTGCAAAACCACCTCGACGAGCTGTTCAATCTGGTGACGCTCTTGGAGCCGGGCCTGTTGAGCACCGCCAAGCAGTTCGAGCGGCGGTTCGTCGATCGCCGCGACAAGCTCACGCCCAAGAACGTCGAGCAGCTTCACGAGCTGCTGAAAGAGGTCATGGTCCGCAATCGGCGGAGCACGGTCGGGTTGCAGTTCACGCGGCGGTGGGCGAAAACCGAGCGGTTGGCGTTTTCGCCCGGCGAGGCGGAGCTCTACCGCGGCGTGACCGAGTTCGTCCGCGGGCGGCTGCGCTCGGCCGAGAACCCGGCCGGGCTCTCGCGCGCCGCGCTCATCACGCTGCAGATGGCGCTGGGCAGCAGCACCGAGGCGGCCGCCGGCACGTTGGAAAAGATTTCGGAAAACAGCCGCCTGCCCGGCGACGTGCGGCAACCGCTGGAACAGCTTGCCGCCGAGGCGCGGCGGCAGCCTTCGCGCGCCAAAGTCGATCGGCTGCTGGCGCTGCTCGGCGAGTTTCCCGACAAGATGGTGATCTTCACGCAGTTCCGCCGCACGCAGCAGATGCTGGCCGAGCGGTTGCAGGCCGCCGGGCACGAGCTGGCCCTGTTTCACGGCGGACTGACGCGGATGGAGAAAGAGGCCGCCGTGGCCCGGTTTCGCGGCCCGGCACGGCTGCTGCTGACCACCGAGGCCGGCAGCGAAGGCCGCAACCTGCAGTTTGCCCACGCCGTGTGCAACTACGATCTGCCTTGGAACCCGATGAAGATCGAGCAACGCATCGGCCGGCTCAGCCGCATTGGGCAAAAGCACGACGTTCACGTGTTCAACCTGGTGGCCGCCCAGACGCTGGAAGCCGCCGTGCTGCACCTGCTCGACGCCAAGCTCAGCATGTTCGAGTTGGTGATCGGCGAGATCGACATGATCCTCGGCAACCTGGAGGAAGAAGAAGACTTCCAGGACTTGATCGCGCGGCAATGGGCCGAGGCCGACGACCCCGACGATTTTGGCCGGCGAATGGAGGCGCTGGGCGACCGCTTGTTGGCGGCCAAGCAGGCCTACCTGGAGCAACGCGCCCACGACGACCGATTGTTTGGCAACCGCTTTAGTCCGGAGGCATAG
- a CDS encoding DUF433 domain-containing protein produces the protein MNDDWRSRITVEPGKRSGQPCIRGMRITVQDVLEYLAGGMTPDQVLADFLELTAEDLQACLAFAADRERRLRV, from the coding sequence ATGAACGATGATTGGAGATCGCGGATTACGGTTGAGCCGGGCAAGCGGAGCGGCCAGCCTTGCATTCGCGGAATGCGGATCACGGTGCAGGACGTGCTGGAATATCTGGCGGGAGGCATGACTCCTGACCAAGTCCTGGCCGACTTTCTTGAACTGACGGCCGAGGATTTGCAAGCCTGCCTGGCCTTCGCGGCCGACCGTGAGCGGCGGTTGCGTGTATGA
- a CDS encoding molybdopterin-dependent oxidoreductase, producing MKGHLSRRRFLETTALGSAAALAEWPTGLWAAETDAAKLIAGKDARLMVHNTKTLEIETPLSLLREHRLTPKNILFVRDNQELPGTRTLKPLDDADWQFEIAGLVENPRTVTLDKLRDMEQIEVEMVLQCSGNGRANFARAAAVKGSPWSEGAVANVRFGGVRLKGLFDSLELGLAPDAHYLTAEGKEGPPKPADADFEHSLPLDDALSRSIVALTLNGEPIPAAHGGPVRLVTPGYYGTMHVKWLSRLRLETRETYNHHQRRRYRTPRTPIEPGSNFNYDFDNSDANWRMRIKSTIFSPLDGESVAAGDVAVRGVAFNDGEVKIDAVELSLDDGRSWRRAQIERPESPYAWYPWTATLTLKKGKQRLLARAVDALGRTQPLDGAVGWNPAGYAWNGVHSVEFQVIG from the coding sequence ATGAAGGGTCATCTTTCGCGACGCCGATTCTTGGAGACCACGGCATTGGGGAGCGCCGCCGCGCTGGCCGAGTGGCCAACCGGCTTGTGGGCCGCTGAAACCGACGCGGCGAAGCTGATCGCCGGCAAAGACGCGCGGCTGATGGTACACAACACCAAGACACTGGAGATCGAAACGCCGCTCTCGCTGCTGCGCGAGCACAGGCTGACGCCCAAGAACATTCTGTTCGTTCGCGACAATCAGGAGTTGCCCGGCACGCGGACGCTGAAACCTCTCGACGATGCCGATTGGCAGTTCGAGATCGCGGGGCTGGTCGAGAACCCGCGCACCGTGACGCTCGACAAATTGCGCGACATGGAGCAGATCGAAGTGGAGATGGTGTTGCAATGTTCGGGCAACGGCAGGGCCAACTTCGCCCGTGCCGCGGCGGTCAAAGGCTCGCCCTGGAGCGAGGGAGCTGTGGCGAACGTTCGCTTTGGCGGCGTGCGGCTGAAGGGGCTGTTCGATTCGCTCGAACTCGGCCTGGCGCCCGACGCGCATTACCTGACCGCCGAGGGAAAGGAGGGGCCGCCCAAGCCCGCGGACGCCGACTTCGAGCATAGTCTTCCGCTCGACGACGCCCTTTCGCGGTCGATCGTGGCGCTGACGCTGAACGGCGAGCCGATTCCCGCCGCGCACGGTGGGCCGGTGCGGCTCGTCACGCCGGGCTACTATGGCACGATGCACGTCAAATGGCTCAGCCGCTTGCGGTTGGAGACGCGCGAGACCTACAACCATCACCAGCGACGCCGCTACCGCACTCCGCGCACGCCGATCGAGCCGGGCAGCAACTTCAACTATGATTTCGACAACAGCGACGCCAACTGGCGGATGCGGATCAAAAGCACGATCTTTTCGCCGCTCGACGGCGAGTCGGTCGCGGCGGGCGACGTCGCGGTGCGCGGCGTGGCGTTCAACGACGGCGAGGTGAAGATCGACGCCGTGGAGCTTTCGCTCGACGATGGCCGCAGTTGGCGCCGCGCACAGATCGAGCGTCCCGAAAGTCCCTATGCCTGGTATCCCTGGACGGCAACGCTGACGTTGAAGAAGGGCAAACAGCGTCTGCTGGCGCGCGCCGTCGATGCCTTGGGTCGCACGCAGCCGCTCGACGGCGCGGTCGGTTGGAACCCCGCCGGCTACGCCTGGAACGGCGTCCATAGCGTGGAGTTTCAAGTGATCGGGTAG
- a CDS encoding DUF1501 domain-containing protein: MARPSFHRRTFLGSCAAGAALALREQLAWAAQAHGGHPLAPRPAHFQPKARQLIFVFLTGGFSHVDTFDPKPKLATDQGRTVGGNELRGAVRQPLLGSPFRFTRCGQSGLAVSELFPQLAGVADELCVIRSLHTDIVEHFQATLAMHTGSATVPLPSIGAWLSYGLGTFNANLPSYLVLAEHLPYAGAQVWDNNFLPPYHQGVRIVPGDEPIPDLRSPARNASLAELEQRMLRDVNEAHAAGRPGDLNLRARMNSFDVARGMMREAPEAFDLARETAGTLAAFGASPGDNRSFAAQCLLARRLIERGVRVVELIDTGSHDNWDAHGDVQQHRGKAQRVDRPLAALLRDLRLRGLLDQTLVAVCTEFGRTPWSDNGKGRNHWHRAFTCLLAGAGVKGGISYGETDEYGIEIAADACHVYDYHATILHLLGIDHERLTYRYAGRDFRLTDVSGTVLKPILA, encoded by the coding sequence ATGGCCCGCCCGTCCTTCCATCGCAGAACCTTTCTCGGCAGTTGCGCCGCCGGCGCCGCGCTGGCCTTGCGCGAACAATTGGCCTGGGCGGCGCAGGCCCACGGCGGCCATCCGCTGGCGCCGCGCCCGGCACACTTCCAACCGAAAGCGCGGCAGTTGATCTTCGTGTTCCTGACGGGCGGCTTTTCGCACGTCGATACTTTCGATCCCAAACCCAAGCTGGCAACCGACCAGGGCCGCACGGTCGGCGGCAACGAGCTGCGCGGGGCCGTCCGACAGCCGCTGCTGGGCTCGCCGTTCCGCTTCACGCGCTGCGGCCAAAGCGGACTCGCCGTGAGCGAGCTGTTTCCGCAGCTTGCGGGAGTCGCCGACGAGTTGTGCGTCATCCGTTCGCTGCACACCGACATCGTCGAGCACTTCCAGGCCACGCTGGCCATGCACACCGGCTCGGCCACCGTGCCCCTGCCGAGCATCGGGGCCTGGCTCAGCTACGGCCTGGGCACGTTCAACGCCAACCTGCCGTCGTATCTTGTGCTGGCCGAGCATCTGCCCTATGCCGGCGCCCAAGTGTGGGACAACAACTTTCTGCCGCCTTACCATCAAGGCGTGCGGATCGTGCCCGGCGACGAGCCGATTCCGGACCTGCGCTCGCCGGCCCGCAACGCCTCGCTGGCCGAGCTGGAGCAGAGGATGCTCCGCGACGTCAACGAAGCCCACGCCGCCGGCCGGCCGGGCGACCTGAACCTGCGGGCACGCATGAACAGCTTCGACGTGGCCCGCGGCATGATGCGCGAGGCGCCCGAAGCCTTCGACCTGGCGCGCGAGACGGCGGGCACGCTGGCCGCGTTCGGCGCATCGCCCGGCGACAACCGGTCGTTTGCGGCCCAATGCCTGTTGGCCCGGCGGCTGATTGAACGCGGCGTACGCGTCGTCGAGCTGATCGACACCGGCTCGCACGACAACTGGGACGCGCACGGCGACGTACAGCAACATCGCGGCAAAGCCCAGCGGGTCGATCGGCCGCTGGCCGCTTTGCTGCGCGACCTGCGGCTGCGCGGCCTTCTCGATCAAACGCTGGTGGCCGTTTGCACGGAGTTCGGCCGCACGCCGTGGTCCGACAACGGCAAGGGCCGCAATCACTGGCACCGGGCCTTCACCTGCCTGTTGGCCGGGGCGGGCGTCAAGGGCGGCATCAGCTACGGCGAAACCGACGAGTATGGCATCGAAATCGCCGCCGACGCCTGCCACGTATACGACTATCATGCCACCATCCTGCACCTGCTGGGCATCGACCACGAGCGGCTCACCTATCGCTATGCCGGCCGTGACTTCCGCCTGACCGACGTCTCCGGCACGGTGCTGAAGCCGATCCTGGCGTAA
- a CDS encoding 2,3-bisphosphoglycerate-independent phosphoglycerate mutase translates to MHELTRELFVKNDSKIVMLVADGLGGLPLEPGGKTELETAHTPHLDALAKKGVLGASIPVLPGITPGSGPGHLGLFGYDPLKYVIGRGALEATGIGFELGPNDVAVRGNYCALDARGNISDRRAGRIASEESAPLADVLATVKIPGVEVFVRPVKEHRFVVVFRGEGLGGHVHDTDPQKTGVPPLDPVAADAASTKTADVAGEFIRRATQLLARQTKANGLTLRGFAAKPDLPSYEEVYGLRAAAIAVYPMYKGLARLVGMQIVGSAQTLDQQIDVLSENWSKFDFFFLHFKYTDSTGEDGAFQNKVKRIEELDAVVPRVTALNPTVLIVTGDHSTPSLLKSHSWHPVPTLLYSACCRSDDCQSFCEREAVHGGLGQFEAKYLMPLALANAGRLGKYGA, encoded by the coding sequence ATGCACGAACTTACGCGCGAACTCTTCGTTAAGAACGACTCTAAAATCGTCATGCTGGTGGCCGACGGACTGGGCGGATTGCCGCTGGAGCCGGGCGGAAAAACCGAGCTGGAGACGGCACACACGCCCCATCTCGACGCCCTGGCCAAAAAAGGCGTGTTGGGCGCAAGCATTCCGGTGTTGCCCGGCATCACGCCCGGCAGCGGTCCCGGCCATCTCGGCCTGTTCGGCTACGATCCGCTGAAATACGTGATCGGCCGCGGCGCGCTGGAGGCGACGGGCATCGGTTTCGAGCTTGGCCCCAACGACGTTGCCGTGCGCGGCAACTATTGCGCGCTCGATGCGCGGGGCAACATCAGCGACCGCCGGGCGGGGCGCATCGCCAGCGAAGAGAGCGCCCCCTTGGCCGACGTGCTGGCGACGGTGAAGATTCCCGGCGTCGAAGTGTTCGTCAGGCCGGTCAAGGAGCATCGTTTCGTGGTGGTCTTCCGCGGCGAGGGACTGGGCGGCCACGTACACGATACCGATCCGCAGAAGACCGGCGTGCCACCGCTCGATCCTGTAGCGGCCGATGCAGCCAGTACCAAGACGGCCGACGTGGCCGGCGAGTTTATCCGCCGGGCGACGCAACTTCTCGCCAGGCAGACCAAGGCCAACGGACTGACGCTGCGTGGCTTCGCCGCCAAGCCCGACCTTCCGAGCTACGAAGAAGTTTATGGACTGCGGGCGGCGGCGATTGCCGTCTACCCAATGTACAAGGGGCTGGCCCGTCTGGTGGGCATGCAGATCGTCGGCAGCGCTCAGACGTTGGACCAGCAAATCGACGTGCTGAGCGAGAACTGGAGCAAGTTCGATTTCTTCTTTCTGCACTTCAAATATACCGACAGCACCGGTGAAGACGGCGCGTTCCAGAACAAAGTGAAGCGGATCGAGGAGTTGGATGCCGTCGTTCCGCGCGTGACCGCCTTGAATCCCACGGTGCTGATCGTCACCGGCGACCACAGCACGCCCAGCTTGTTGAAAAGCCATAGCTGGCATCCCGTGCCGACCCTGCTCTACTCCGCATGCTGCCGCAGCGACGATTGTCAGTCGTTCTGCGAGCGCGAGGCCGTACATGGCGGGCTGGGCCAGTTCGAAGCCAAATACTTGATGCCGCTGGCGCTCGCCAACGCCGGCCGGCTCGGCAAATACGGCGCCTAG
- a CDS encoding tRNA (cytidine(34)-2'-O)-methyltransferase, producing the protein MSYEPLLHIVLHQPEIPHNTGAVGRTCLAAGCKLWLVRPLGFRVDDYYLRRAGLDYWEHLEWEVVDHWAMLVERLGGRPPYLFSKFAARSYLDVAYQPGDILVFGSESAGLPPALAEQHAERLLRIPIRPQVRSLNLSNAVAVAVFEAQRQWTPARVRLGDGE; encoded by the coding sequence GTGAGCTACGAACCGCTGCTGCACATTGTTCTGCACCAACCGGAGATTCCGCACAATACCGGTGCGGTGGGACGCACCTGCCTGGCCGCCGGCTGCAAGCTCTGGCTGGTGCGGCCGCTGGGTTTCCGCGTCGACGACTATTATCTTCGCCGGGCGGGTCTCGACTATTGGGAGCACCTCGAATGGGAAGTGGTCGATCACTGGGCGATGCTGGTCGAGCGGCTCGGCGGGCGGCCACCCTATTTGTTCAGCAAGTTCGCCGCCCGCAGTTATCTCGACGTGGCTTACCAGCCGGGCGATATTCTGGTATTCGGCAGCGAATCGGCCGGACTTCCGCCCGCGCTGGCCGAGCAGCACGCCGAGCGGCTGTTGCGGATACCCATTCGTCCCCAAGTGCGCAGCTTGAACTTGTCGAACGCCGTGGCGGTGGCGGTGTTCGAAGCCCAGCGGCAATGGACCCCTGCGCGCGTGAGGCTTGGCGATGGCGAGTGA
- a CDS encoding ParB N-terminal domain-containing protein: protein MSGEEQLVSLEVAKIRTDGGTQVREQIDGLVVEEYVERMRSPDVFPPIVVFFDGQDFWLADGFHRFRAHSRLEHPTVECRVLQGTRRDAVLFALKANNTHGLRRTNADKRHAVKLVLADEEWSKRSNRWIAEVCGVGHDLVGGLRGQLADSASLPKEGVARVGQDGIVRPAGRTTSEPVPATGDRVQIALSAAEKFDRCLVALKKLAMAVEHLALVPGGNYLRALRLDDFRTNLRQSADYLAAMRPSGRCDLCGGDGCQFCSQLGWVCAAVEPRG from the coding sequence ATGTCCGGTGAAGAACAGTTGGTTTCTCTTGAAGTCGCGAAGATCCGCACCGACGGCGGCACGCAGGTCCGCGAGCAGATCGACGGCCTGGTCGTGGAAGAGTACGTCGAGCGCATGCGCTCGCCAGACGTCTTTCCGCCGATCGTGGTCTTTTTCGACGGCCAGGATTTCTGGCTGGCGGACGGCTTTCACCGCTTCCGGGCCCATTCTCGGTTGGAGCATCCGACGGTCGAGTGCCGCGTGCTTCAGGGCACGCGACGCGACGCGGTGCTGTTCGCCCTCAAGGCCAACAACACGCACGGCCTGCGCCGCACCAACGCCGACAAGCGCCACGCCGTCAAGCTGGTGCTGGCCGACGAAGAATGGTCGAAACGGTCGAACCGCTGGATCGCCGAAGTGTGCGGCGTGGGTCATGACCTCGTGGGCGGGCTCCGAGGGCAACTGGCGGATTCCGCCAGTTTACCCAAAGAGGGGGTGGCGCGCGTGGGACAAGACGGAATCGTTCGACCAGCGGGCCGAACGACGAGCGAGCCGGTTCCCGCGACCGGCGACCGCGTCCAAATTGCCTTGAGCGCGGCGGAAAAGTTCGATCGCTGCCTGGTGGCTTTGAAGAAGCTGGCGATGGCGGTGGAGCATTTGGCCCTGGTGCCGGGCGGCAATTATCTGCGGGCCCTCCGTCTGGACGATTTCCGCACGAACCTTCGTCAGTCGGCCGATTACCTTGCGGCGATGCGGCCGTCGGGGCGCTGTGACCTCTGCGGCGGGGACGGCTGCCAGTTCTGCAGCCAGCTCGGCTGGGTCTGCGCGGCCGTCGAGCCACGCGGCTGA
- a CDS encoding DUF308 domain-containing protein has translation MSVEQPSAPSPPGGPLAAAVRHELAAVGEHWWWFLLLGIAMIVLGTVALGSSFFVSVVTVVFFGFLLLTGGVIQIISAFWAGRWSGLLLHLLIGILYVITGYMIVDAPVESTVQLTLVVALFLLISGLFRIVASLMLKFHDWGWVLLNGIVTLLLGLLIYKHWPYDGLWVIGLFVGIDMIFNGWAWIMLSLGLRWAKNNVGP, from the coding sequence ATGAGCGTCGAGCAACCGTCTGCCCCTTCGCCGCCCGGCGGTCCGCTGGCCGCCGCGGTTCGTCACGAGCTGGCCGCCGTCGGAGAGCATTGGTGGTGGTTTCTACTTTTGGGCATCGCCATGATCGTGCTGGGCACGGTGGCTCTCGGCTCGTCCTTTTTCGTCTCGGTCGTGACGGTCGTGTTCTTCGGCTTCCTGCTGCTGACGGGCGGCGTGATCCAGATCATCAGCGCATTTTGGGCGGGCCGCTGGAGCGGCCTGCTGTTACACCTGCTCATCGGCATTCTCTACGTTATTACCGGCTACATGATCGTCGACGCCCCGGTCGAGAGCACGGTGCAACTGACCTTGGTTGTGGCCTTGTTTCTGCTGATCAGCGGCCTGTTCCGGATTGTGGCCTCCCTTATGCTGAAGTTCCACGACTGGGGCTGGGTCCTGTTGAACGGCATCGTGACCCTGCTCTTGGGCCTTCTGATCTACAAGCATTGGCCCTACGACGGGCTGTGGGTCATTGGGCTTTTTGTCGGCATCGACATGATCTTCAACGGCTGGGCCTGGATCATGTTGTCCCTCGGGTTGCGCTGGGCCAAGAATAACGTCGGCCCGTGA
- a CDS encoding helix-turn-helix transcriptional regulator encodes MPSKKMQRITGPCKLTAEEAADVRRLRELVEKDKDEIIAQGRELLAEKRREQAAQRGTATLGERIRTAREAHGLTQAELAARARVAQGYLSYLEQDQREPSLSIAARIARELDIPLDELAGAVGS; translated from the coding sequence ATGCCATCAAAGAAGATGCAACGCATTACCGGTCCGTGTAAATTGACGGCTGAGGAGGCCGCCGACGTCCGCCGTTTGCGTGAGTTGGTGGAAAAAGACAAAGACGAGATCATTGCGCAAGGGCGCGAGTTGCTTGCGGAAAAGCGTAGAGAGCAAGCCGCCCAGCGGGGCACCGCCACGCTTGGCGAACGGATCAGGACCGCGCGCGAGGCCCACGGGCTCACGCAGGCGGAGTTGGCCGCGCGCGCCCGCGTGGCGCAAGGCTACCTCTCTTATCTGGAACAGGACCAGCGGGAGCCAAGCCTTTCCATTGCCGCCCGCATCGCTCGCGAGCTCGACATTCCACTCGACGAACTGGCCGGCGCCGTTGGGTCGTAG
- a CDS encoding CBS domain-containing protein, with product MTECPYCGVENIDGADHCEECQQPLDHLSKPRPRSAVERSLAKDRVSSLQPKTPLTVAPEQTVGQVLQLMAEQQVGCVIVERGEQLLGVFSERDALDRLNVDFAALAQRPVSEFMTRSPETVEREARIAFAVHKMDVGGYRHLPVVSQGRVDGMISVRDVLRYITQKLRSADAT from the coding sequence ATGACCGAATGCCCTTACTGCGGCGTCGAGAACATTGACGGGGCCGATCATTGCGAGGAGTGCCAGCAGCCGCTCGATCATCTCTCGAAGCCGCGGCCCCGCTCGGCCGTCGAGCGCAGTCTGGCCAAAGACCGCGTTTCGTCGCTGCAGCCGAAGACGCCCCTGACGGTCGCCCCCGAGCAAACGGTGGGCCAAGTGCTGCAGTTGATGGCCGAGCAGCAGGTCGGCTGCGTGATCGTGGAGCGGGGGGAGCAGCTTCTGGGCGTGTTCAGCGAGCGCGACGCGCTCGACCGCTTGAACGTCGATTTCGCGGCCCTGGCTCAGCGTCCGGTCTCCGAGTTCATGACTCGTTCGCCCGAAACGGTGGAACGCGAGGCGCGGATCGCCTTTGCCGTTCACAAGATGGACGTGGGCGGCTATCGTCACTTGCCGGTGGTCAGCCAAGGCCGCGTCGACGGGATGATTTCCGTGCGCGACGTGCTGCGTTACATCACCCAAAAGCTTCGCTCCGCCGACGCCACGTAG
- a CDS encoding 2-oxoacid:ferredoxin oxidoreductase subunit beta — translation MATDTALPVLTASDFASDQDVRWCPGCGDYSILAQMKKVLPTLGIPREKTVFISGIGCSSRFPYYMNTYGMHSIHGRAPAVATGLKASRPDLSVWVITGDGDGLSIGGNHLMHCIRRNLDINIILFNNRIYGLTKGQYSPTSPVGKVTKSTPMGAIDNPLAPLCIAIGCEATFVARSIDTNIKHLGMVLKRAAEHRGISFVEVYQNCNVFNDGAFEYATDREMKFDTTLELEHGKPLIFGKNRDKGIRLNGMNPETVQLGKGISEDDLLFHDERAPEPTLAYLLSRMRHPEFPEPIGVFRDVAKPKYDELINAQIAEARQTKGEGDLQKLYYSGDTWTVE, via the coding sequence ATGGCTACCGATACCGCGTTGCCGGTGCTCACCGCCAGCGATTTTGCCAGCGACCAGGACGTGCGTTGGTGCCCCGGCTGCGGCGACTATTCGATCCTCGCCCAGATGAAAAAAGTGCTTCCCACGCTGGGCATACCGCGAGAAAAGACGGTGTTCATTTCGGGCATCGGCTGCTCCAGCCGCTTTCCGTATTACATGAACACCTACGGCATGCACTCCATTCACGGCCGGGCGCCGGCCGTGGCCACCGGCCTGAAGGCGAGCCGGCCCGACCTTTCCGTGTGGGTCATCACCGGCGACGGCGACGGCCTGAGCATCGGCGGCAACCACCTGATGCACTGCATTCGCCGCAACCTCGACATCAACATCATCCTCTTCAACAACCGCATCTACGGCCTGACCAAGGGCCAATATTCTCCCACCTCGCCGGTCGGCAAGGTGACCAAGAGCACGCCCATGGGGGCGATCGACAATCCCCTGGCCCCGCTGTGCATCGCCATCGGCTGCGAAGCGACCTTTGTGGCCCGCTCCATCGACACCAACATCAAGCACCTGGGCATGGTGCTGAAGCGGGCGGCCGAGCACCGCGGCATCTCGTTCGTCGAGGTCTATCAGAACTGCAACGTGTTCAACGACGGCGCCTTCGAATACGCCACCGACCGCGAAATGAAGTTCGACACCACGCTCGAACTGGAACACGGCAAGCCGCTGATCTTCGGCAAGAACCGCGACAAGGGCATCCGCCTCAACGGCATGAATCCGGAGACCGTTCAATTGGGCAAGGGCATCAGCGAAGACGACCTGCTGTTCCACGACGAGCGGGCGCCTGAGCCGACGCTGGCCTACCTGCTCAGCCGCATGCGTCATCCGGAGTTTCCGGAGCCGATCGGCGTGTTCCGCGACGTGGCCAAGCCGAAGTACGACGAGCTGATCAACGCTCAGATCGCCGAGGCCCGCCAGACCAAGGGCGAGGGGGATTTGCAGAAGCTATATTATTCGGGCGACACCTGGACCGTCGAGTGA